Proteins from a genomic interval of Chionomys nivalis chromosome 7, mChiNiv1.1, whole genome shotgun sequence:
- the Rnf151 gene encoding RING finger protein 151 yields MSTDFHCPGPTPAPATQTHVFPEEEEERGCAEGSFYSVPSAAISRLLAQFIPSCNWLCYSPTPATFSLRLRVFPRRSRDGRQRGGGTIKTSRGRLSGPVVLRSVSRRAVCQSGGYDLNLFTSPPDYNFLCSVCHGVLKKPMRLPCSHIFCKKCIFQWLARQNSCPCCRQEVKRRKMVQVNKLRKTIGRLQVKCKNAAAGCLVTCPLAHRKSHQNSCPFELMTCPNEGCTARILRGVLDEHRQHCQQDGQQRCPLGCGATLAASEGEQHNCYRELRDAWVQRHERNRTLLLSLLKRVRRVHRTTNFIRRQLAQLGDFLEDDSLLLSSRAQETEVAPEAEMWGVQGQGVL; encoded by the exons ATGTCCACGGATTTCCACTGCCCAGGGCCCACGCCCGCCCCAGCCACGCAAACTCACgtgtttccagaagaagaagaagaacgaGGGTGCGCGGAAGGGAGTTTTTATAGTGTACCAAGCGCCGCGATATCTCGACTGCTGGCGCAATTCATCCCAAGCTGTAATTGGCTGTGTtattcccccacccccgccacgtTCTCTCTGCGCCTGCGCGTTTTCCCTCGCCGAAGCCGCGACGGGCGCCAACGGGGAGGAGGGACTATAAAGACCTCGCGCGGGCGCCTCTCGGGCCCCGTCGTGCTCAGGAGTGTGTCGCGCCGCGCTGTCTGCCAG AGTGGTGGGTACGATCTCAACCTCTTTACCAGCCCTCCTGACTACAACTTCCTGTGTTCCGTCTGCCATGGGGTTCTCAAGAAGCCAATGAGGTTGCCATGCAGTCACATCTTCTGCAAAAAGTGCATCTTCCAGTGGCTAGCCAG ACAAAACTCCTGTCCATGCTGTAGACAAGAggtgaaaagaagaaagatggtCCAAGTGAATAAACTCCGGAAAACCATTGGCCGCCTACAAGTCAAG TGCAAGAACGCTGCAGCTGGCTGCCTGGTGACATGCCCTCTGGCTCATCGCAAGAGTCACCAAAACTCATGCCCCTTCGAGCTGATGACTTGCCCCAATGAGGGCTGCACTGCACGGATTCTGCGTGGGGTCCTGGATGAACACCGCCAGCATTGCCAGCAGGATGGCCAGCAGCGCTGCCCCTTAGGCTGTGGAGCCACTTTGGCTGCCTCGGAGGGTGAGCAACACAACTGCTACCGTGAGCTCCGTGATGCTTGGGTACAGCGCCACGAGCGCAACCGGACCCTGCTACTGAGCCTGCTGAAGCGTGTGCGCCGGGTGCACCGCACCACCAACTTCATCCGCCGGCAGCTGGCACAGCTGGGCGACTTCCTAGAGGATGACTCCCTGCTTCTGAGTTCCAGGGCACAGGAAACTGAGGTTGCCCCGGAGGCTGAGATGTGGGGTGTGCAGGGCCAAGGTGTCTTATAA